From the genome of Carassius gibelio isolate Cgi1373 ecotype wild population from Czech Republic chromosome A16, carGib1.2-hapl.c, whole genome shotgun sequence, one region includes:
- the LOC128030856 gene encoding DNA-binding protein inhibitor ID-4, translating into MKASAPVRPHEVSSGCSQLSLRYLSERSRCKMEEEDNFFLQYDMNDCYSRLKRLVPTIPQDKKVSKVEILQHVIDYILDLQLALETHPSLLKQTSPPASTRTPLTQINTEQRTTGVNKEESILCR; encoded by the exons ATGAAGGCCAGCGCACCGGTTCGCCCTCATGAGGTTTCGTCTGGCTGCAGTCAGCTCTCATTGCGTTATTTGTCGGAGCGCAGCCGATGCAAAATGGAAGAGGAGGATAATTTCTTTCTGCAGTACGACATGAACGACTGCTACAGCCGACTCAAGCGCCTGGTGCCCACTATTCCGCAGGATAAGAAAGTCAGTAAAGTGGAGATCCTCCAGCATGTCATTGACTATATCCTGGACCTGCAGCTGGCGCTGGAGACGCACCCGTCTCTCCTGAAACAGACGAGCCCACCCGCCTCCACACGGACCCCTCTCACACAGATCAACACAGAGCAG AGGACGACGGGTGTCAATAAGGAAGAATCAATTTTGTGTCGCTGA